The Fibrobacter sp. UWB16 genomic interval CCGCCATCAAGCGCTTCAACCAGGCGTGACTTATAGACTCTACCCGCTACGAGTCTTACTGGGGCTTTGCCGCCGCCGAAGGACGCCTGAACAACTTCGAAACATCCAAGCATTATTATGAAAAGGCCCTCAACCACGGAGGCGACACTAAAATTCTGAACCCCGAATATGCCATCGTTCTCCGCGAACAAGCCAAGGCCGAAAACAACAGCGAAAAGCTCGCCAATGCAGACAACCTGTTCATGAGCGAAATCGAAGCGGGCAACGAAAAAGCAGCCTGCATTTACGCCTACCAGCTTTACCGCGATAACAAGAAAGAAGAAGCCTGCAAAATCATGGAATCTTGCCCAGATGATAAAGACAATCTGAAAAAGGCATGCGGGATGTAAGGGGATTTAGGATTCATGCCTGTAAAAACCGTTAGCCAACGATGCAAGTTCTTTTCTGCGTTCCTCGGTAATCTGAGTTTTTCCAGCATGATTTGCCTCGAAATCGGCAAGGATTTCTTGTTCCTCTTCGTCTAGATTGAACTTTTTCGCATGCTTTTTAAAAGACAGCATTATAGACCATTCCTCACAGCTTCAATTTCAGCGTTAATTTCATCCAAAGACATTTCGAAGGCGCCAGCATAAACCGCATCCGCAGAGAGTTGCTGCATAGTTTTCAGCATTTTCTCAGATTGCATTTTGGATTGGGCTATATTAGCTTCAAATTTATTTTTCATAGTCTTTAAGATATAAGTTATTTTCAATTCAACAACAAGCCCTCCTCCTTCGTACACACTTCCAGCATTTTTCAAAAAGCTTCCAGAATGTCAAAATACGACATTCTTTTTATTTACATTCAAAAAAAGCAAATATTGTCACCTTTTTAGCCACGAAAGATAAACAAATATATTGACAAATCAACAAAAAGGTTGTATTTTTATTATGATAATTTAGAGAAATATGCAAATACGCCGAAGATCATGGATGGGTTAAAGCTAGAGTTTCTGGCGATCACTACATCTACACCAAGCCCGGAAGACAATCAGTGCCGATACAAAGAAACAAGCACGAAATCGAGGGAGCATACTTGAAGCGCATTCTAAAGCAATTTGATTAATCGGGAGGACATCATGGATTACGCTGCAAAAATTGAAAAAGATAAAGACATGGGATACGTGGTTTCGTTCCCGGACCTACCGAACGTAAACGCATTTGGCGAAACTCGCGAAGAAGCTATTAAGCAGGCAAAGGACGCACTTGATGGAGCAATGGAATGCGACCTTGATATGGGTTATTCGTTCGTTTATCCAAAGACGATGCCTGATGCAGACAAAAACCTTGTCGCCATTCAACTATCCCCAAGAATTGAAGTGGCGTACAAAATTTTTGAAGCCCGCCGTGGCAAAACAAAAGCAGAAGTTGCAAAAGCAGCCGGATTCACACCGCAAGCGTACCAGCGTTTTGAGACCCCCAAAGGCACACCTACCGTAGAAACTCTCTACAAAATTGCAGCGGCACTCGGAAAAAAATTGGTAATCAAATTCGCCTAAAGCTTGCCATATTCGCTGCTTACAACCTATTAAACATTTTGTATATTACAAAATGTTTAACATACAACATTTCAAAAAAAACTGATGAAAATCAAAAGAAACACACTTCTACTTTTGCTAGCATTTCTTTTGTTCTCTTGCTCACCGGAAAAGGAATCACCCAAAATCATGCTCACCACACCCATCGATAACATTCTCGTAGAAAAGGCGAAGCGCCAAATGCACTTGCGCAACGGCGATGTCGTTGTCAAGTCATACAGAATTTCATTGGGTAAGAATCCAGTCGGAGCAAAAGTCAAATCCGGCGACAACAAGACGCCCGAGGGCAACTACACCATCGAGAGACACAATCCCAAAAGCATTTTTCATTTATCGCTGAGAATTTCGTACCCGAATGCAGAACAAATCAAGGCCGCGAAAGAAGGCAACTACGAGCCCGGCGGAGACATCATGATCCACGGCTACCCAAACAAGATTCCAGCGTTTCTCTTTAAATTCTGGCACAAGTGGAAAGACTGGACCGCGGGTTGCATCGCGGTCACGAACGACGAAATCGAAGAAATATACAACGCCGTCAAAGACGGAACACCTATAACAATTCTACCTTAGCAAAAACATGAACTCCATTAAAAAATCTTTAATTTTATTAATGGCCGCAACAGCTTTTTCCTGTAGCGACAAGCAAGAACAACAGCAACAGTCAAGCAGTACCACAACTACAATGTCGTCATCAGCAGAAGAATCTTCTTCAAGTGCAGTGGAGTCATCCTCAAGCATCAGTAACGCTCTTGATGCAAAAGTTTTCGAAAAAATCCTAACGTTCTACACCAATTACATTTTCGGAGACGAGTTCGCAAGCGATTCTGTCATCGCGAAGTATTGCACAAAGGAACTCGCACAAGAGCTTTCAAAAGCGTACAACGACGAGTTCAGCGATGGTGGCGGCTACGCCGTTTGGAAATTCCGCAGTGGCGCCCAAGATGGCGAAGACATTCATGAAATCGAAAAGATTGAATCTCTTGGCGACGGCAAATACCTCGTCCATTACAACGATATGGGCAACAAAGGCACACACACCATCACCATTGTCCAGCAAAACGGCGATATATTCTTCGACAAACTAGATTAAAAGGCAACCAAATGGACATCAAAGTTCTCCGTGCAACAGAAGAATGGCAGCGCGCAGGCGCGTACAGCGTACGCATCCAGGCTATGAACCGAGCATACCATATTTCGCTCCGTGATGAATTCGACGAGCACGATTGCGACGGCACGAAGTTCATCGTTTTACTAGATGATGAATATCCTGTAGCAACGTGCAGATTCTACGAGATTGACGCAAAAACAGCAACAATCGGGCGCGTAGTCGTGATGCCGGAATATCGCGGTCAAAAGCTTGGCGCTATGGCCGTCCGCGAAGCTGAAAAATGGATTGCAGAATGCGGTTACAAAAAGATAGTCATCGACAGCCGTTTGGAAGCCACGGGCTTTTACGAGAAGCTTGGGTACAAACTCATCGGAGATCAGCCGCACCGCTGGGGCGTCTTTGATTGCACCCGCATGGAAAAAACGCTCTAGCTATCCGCGATACTTTGTATTGTACCCGTGATTTTCGCGAGGGCGCAAGTCATTCGGGTACATCACATCGGCATACACGTCTTGCTGGAGCTTTTTCACGATGTTGTAGACTTCGATGTAATTGGAAATGCTATCGATAGAAATTCCAGAATTCGTTGAAGTCATCCTTCCGTTCCGCGTTACAGGATTTGCCTGAGCTGACGTCGTGATAACATCCCCCACGCCAAACCACTGGTCAAAAATGCCACGGTGCAAATCAACGTGCGAAAGCTCTGCAAACGGTTTTGAATTGTAGTGTTTGCTGAAGACTCCGCCAGACGCATATATAGCTTTGTCCGTAACGATATAGTTCGTATTTTGGTAACGCCTAAACGACAAGAGCGCCCCGCCGAGGTAAATCCAAACCGGCATCAGATGGAGCAACATGAACGGGACCAAGAAAAAGCCAATGTGTTCATCTTTGGACGAGAACGAAGCGCCAATAAAACCAAAATCAATAATGCCCCAAATCAATGCAAACGGAAGTAGCGGGTTAAAGACACTTTCGAAGATAAAGCACTTTTTATTGGGTTTCCCCGCATAAATGATTTTTTCGTCTTTACCAATTAACAGTTTAAGTTCGTTGTCCATAAAAATTGCTCCGGGATGACGGACAATAATAAATTACAATATTTATTGGTATTTTGATAAATTACGTTTGTTTTTGTTTACAGTTTTGCAAGAAAGATGATATATTATAAGTACTCTCTTTAAGGAGAACGGAGAAAATCAATTTTTAGGGTATGGAGATTAAAATGGAAGAACAGAACATCCATTCGGCAGAAGTACAAAAGCAAATGAGAAAGGTGGGGCTGAAAATTGCGTTTATCATGGCGCTTTTAATGAGCTTCGGGCTTTCGCTCACAGGCCAGCTAATGGCGGAACACCCGCCCGAGATGCCGACAATCGCTATCGTCATCGGATTCCTGAAATGTTTCGCATTGAGCTTTGTGATTAGCTTTGCGATTGGCTTTTTCGTGCCGATTCCCAAGGTGAATGCCGCCCTCGCCCGCAAGTTCCACCTACAGCCGCATACGCCCAAGGCTCATTTCGTGGAATCGCTTGCCTCGAACTTGATTTACACGCCGCTTATCACGACAGCCATGGTCTGCTTCGTGTACTTCACAATGATGCCCGAGGGCCACAAGCCGCCGTTCCTTGCGATGTTCATCTTCTCGCAAGTCGTTTGCCTTGTCGTAGCGCAAGTGCTGATTATGGTATTCGTGCCGATTATCATGAAACTCGTGCTGCCGAAAATGCCGCCGAGACAATAGCAAAAACGCACGGGATGACCCGTGCGATTTTTTTATAAGGCGACCCCGTCCCCATCCGCGGATCATGACCACATAAGAGCTAGTTGCATTCAAGGCGAGTGTCGCGACAGGCTGCTTGCAGACTGTCATGATTGAGCCGAAGATGCTGACGCAAAGCGTCAAAGCTCTAAGTGGTCAAAGAAAATAAATCCGGGGTGACAAAGAATGCAAGATGACAATCTTAGCCGAGGCGTTCGTTCACAACATCCCAGTTGACGAGGCTCCACAGCGACTTCAAGTAATCCGGACGACGGTTACGGTAGTCAATGTAGTAGGCGTGTTCCCACACATCGAACGTAAGAAGCGGTTTCAACCCTTTAGTAATCGGATTCTGGGCGTTGCCCTCTTGCGTAATCACAAGCTTGCCCGTATCCAAAGCCGAAAGCCAAACCCAGCCTGAGCCAAAGAGCCCTGCGCCCTTCGTCTGGAAATCTTCCTGGAATTTTTCGAAAGTTCCGAAATCGCGAGCAATCAGCTTTGTAATTTCACCCGTCGGGACATTGTTCATCGTCGGTGCCTTGAACTGCAAAAAATACATCGCATGGTTCAAAATCTGCCCAGCGTTGTTGAACACGCCCCCATCGGCAGTCTTTACGATTTCTTCGAGCGATTTGCCTTCAAAAGCGCTCCCAGGAAGTGCAGCGTTCAAATTGTTCACGTAAGTCTGCAAGTGCTTGCCAAAATGAAAGAGCATCGCCTCCTGGCTTAATGCAGGAGCCAAATCAGCCATCCCGTACGGAAGCACTGGCATTTCAAATTTTCCATTGACTGGTTTAAACATGAAGAACCCTCCTTTTTTGGATAGTTTTTATCATTGCTCAAAGTAAATATATACTCGTCCAACGCACTATCGTATCAAAAAAGTAAGAAATGATTATTCCATATTATAGGAGAATGCTCTATTAAACAGGAGATGCCCGCTTACTTCGACTGCGCTCAGCACAGGCTCCGGCGGGCATGACAAATCAACATAAAAACAAGGCAACTGTATAAAGGCAATGCCCGCCGATGGCGGGCATGACAAGACAGGCACAGAGGCCAAGATGAAAGATGCCCGCGCAGAGGTGGGCATGACATCGCGTTATTCTTCGGCGCCTTCTTCGTCGGCACCTTCATCCGGTTCAGCCGGAGCGATCTTACCGAGCAAGACACTCACATCAACAGAAACGAGACCTGCGAGGCTCTTCACGCCCGTCGTCTTGTTTTCTTCGACCTTAGCGAAGTTCGAAACGATGACATTTGCAGAGTTCGCTTCAAAGCGGCGAGTCTTGTTCGTGATGCTCATAGAGCCCTTGGTGGCCGGGAAGAACTTAGCCTCGAGCTTAGCCATGTCCTGGGTATTCTTGACGGTCTGGAGAGCGCCGCAAGCGATTGCCCAAGTACCCTTGTTCGTTTCAATAGCGCTATTGACAAGGTCAAAAACCATGGTGTTGCCCTTGAAGGACTTGTTCGTCGTAGCTTCGTAATGTTCTCTAGCCTGGTTGACATAGTTGCCCTTCTGCATGAAGAGCATGGCGATAACGCCAAAGACGAGAACGGTAAGAGCAATGGAAATATTCTTTAAATTCATGACGTTCTCCCTTATTCGAAATGGTATTCAGCCGGCTTTTCAATCTTGAGGCTGTTTGCAAGGTTGTACTGGACAAGAGCGCTATAGTCGATGTTCTTGAGCTTGCCCTTTGCGAAGCTGAACTTCACAACGCAATTCTTACCGCAAGCGACTTCCTTAGAGCCCTTTTCGTTCTTGACGAGGATGGAACCTTCGGCAAGGCCAGCCTTTTCGTAAATGCCGTTCTGCACAGCATCATTGATGCCAACGCTAGAATAAAGGTGAGAAATCTGCTTGAAACGGGCATCCTTGTCGGCCTGAATGGCAGCGAGGCTAGAATTGAAAGCAGCTTCGCTCTTAGCACCGGAGAGTACAGTGTAAACGAGCTTCCAGGCCATGCTGTACTGGTCAACAGAACGCCACTGTTCCACGAGAACCTGAGTATTCTTTTCCAAATAAGCCGATTCCTGTTCGTTTGCAGTGCGTTTTGCCTGTTCCTCATAGCCGCCCTTGAGCGTCATCAGGATAACGATGAGAGCGACGAGGATGACAACGTCAGCCACGACGAGGATCTTCATTTTCTTTTTATCCATAGTATTCCTTTAGAAAAAGTCGTTTCAGAAACAATCTAAACTTTAATTTAAAAAAATCAAGCAAATTTAAAGTAAAAATAGAGAACTTACGCGCCTATTTTTTATATTCTTCTCGTATGAGCGAAGATATTTCCAAATTACCGTCCCAGATTATCTACAACAACCTCAAGGAAATGATGCGCGCCAAGAATACCGCGCACGAATCCATTTTCAAATTCCACTGGAAAAAGATGTGGCCGTTCAGCCTTATTTGGCCACAAGTTGATTTTGTCCGTATCGTAAGGCTCATGGACGAACTGCGCAAGAACGTGGTTTCGCAAAAAGCTCTCGTCAAGGAAGCGAAGTCCAAAGCTAAGCCGTACGAAAAGACGTTTCTCGACACCGTGCCAGCTTATTTAGACAACTTTGACACCTCTTGCAAGTGCCTTGCCGATGTTGCCCAGTGGAAGCAGGACATGCTCGAAAAGAAGCTTCACCACGATGTGAAGATGATACGCGACGTTTCGGAATACAACAACATTCTCAAGGCATACGAGAAGGCGCAAAACGACCTCGTCAAGGCAGGCGAATTTGTAAGACTTGGCTGGGTGGAAATGCTTAAGGGTTACGTAAACGAAGTCGAAGGCAAATAATGCCAGCCATAAGCGTCATCATCCCGCTGTACAACACCGAGGCATACATCAAGGATTGCCTCGACAGTCTCGTTGCGCAGACTTTTACGGATTTTGAAGCGATCATCATCGATGACGGATCTACCGACGGCGGAGCAAGAATCGCTGCCAGTTACGCCTCTTCGGACACACGCTTTAGGCTCATCGGACAACCGAACAAGGGACCATCCGAAGCCCGCAATACCGGGCTCAAGATTATGCGTGGCGAATACGTCACGTTTATCGATAGCGATGACTGCGTTACCCCAAACTATCTTGAGACGCTCTTTTTCATCGCACAATTGCACCAGGCAGACATTGCATGCTGTAAGAGCCAAAACATCGACGAGAATTATGTCGCCGACGGAAACACGCCAAACATAGCCGTTTCCAAATTGCTCACCGCAGAAGAAGCCGCAAGAATTGCGCTATACCAAGACAGAGTTCCTGACTATTCCGCATGGAACAAGCTGTACAAATCAAGTCTCTGGAAAAACAAGTTTTTCCCAGCCGGAACGATCTACGAAGATTTCGCCGTCATTCCTGAAATTTTGTTAGCCGCCAATAAGGTCGCCATTACAAAATCAAAATTGTACTTATACCGCAAGCGCGCCGGAAGCGAACTTGCCACGCAGATAGACCGTAAAAAGATCGTCCTTTTGCTCGACATTGCCGAAAACGTTTTTGAAGCGATGAAGCCAAAGTCGAAGGCGCTTTACAAGGCCGCCCGTAGCATGCTCGTGAGCGCGAGTTTCAGCATTCTGATGCGCACGCAGGACACCGAAGAATTCGCCGAATGCCGTCAAAGAGCGCTCAAGCAAATTCGCAAATACCGCTTTGGCACATTCTTTGACATGAGCATCCGCATGCGCAACCGCATGGCCATTTTGATTTCGTACCTCCCCCGCTTTTTGTTTCTCAAGCTTTTGAAGAAAGGTCTTTCGTGATTCCTTTAACACCTAAAGAAATTGCAATCCGCATGGCAAAGCGCATTCTCGGAGAGGATCGCGTTCACGACCATTTGATTGAGCGAGGAATCAAGTTAAGGCATTTACGCGACGGCTACGAAAATTATAGCGAGAATTGCGACGATGGCGACAGCCGCCAGACGCTCATATTCATGGCCGACGGCAAATGGATGCACGGCGGACTCACGGATCGCTTGCGCGGAATGACAAGTGCATATAAATTCGCGAAAGAGCACAATCTCGATTTCAAGATTTATCACACATCGCCGTTTGAACTTCAAGAAATATTGCAACCGAACAACGTAAATTGGGTTATTGGAGAAAAAGAAATTAGCCGCAATTGTGAAGTTGCCAAGCCCGTGCTGCTATACCGCGAAGATTTCAACAATGATTCCGCGCTAGAACGCCAGATTGATTCAAAACACAAGCAGTTCCATCTCTATTCGTGCGTGGATACAGTCGGCGAAGATTTTTCAAAATACTTTAACGAACTATTCAAGCCCTCGCCAATTTTAGAACAAGAGCTTTCGCATTACAGCGAATTGCTAGGTGAAAGCTATACCGCGATTTCGTTCCGCTTCCAGAACAAGCTTGGGGATTTCAAGGAATTCACGTTCAAGGAATTGCCTGAGAACGGCAAGCGCAAGCTGATGAGCGCAGCGATTAATGTATTAAGGAAGGAGATGCCCCATCAAGTGGGGCATGACAGATCGGATGCAACATTGTCATGCCCGCCGGTGAGCGGGCATCCCCCTCTCGTCAATGAAACAAGTAAAATACTTGTAACAGCGGATAGTCCGACGTTCCTTGCGGCTGTTGAAAACATGCCGAATGTCGTGACGGTCAAGGGCAAGAGCATCCACATCGATTTCAACAGTTCCAAGAACGCCACAGATTACCTGAAAGCATTCACGGAATTTTTCCTCATTTCAAAAGCTACGAAAGCAAAGCTCTACCGCAATCGCAAATACAAGACGTATCCGTCGAATTTCCCGAAATACGCAGCACTGCTTGGGCATGTGCCGTACGAGATTGTAGAAGATATTAAAGCATAGAATCTACGGCAAAAAATTTCTAGTACTTCAATAATTTTCGCGGAATAAAAAGTTTTGGAAGCCTGAACCAAAAACGTGGGGAAAGCGAAATCACTCTCGGAATCAAGCGAAGCGCCTTCAATTTACTCTGCGCAGCAACAGCCGAGAACCAATTTGATTTCCAGGCTCGCACAGCCTTTTTATACAACGGATGCGAACTGTAGTTTTCGGCAAGCAAACGTAGGATTTCTCCATAAATACGGTCATGATTGACATGCAAATTATCGCCATGTTCGCGGTAATAGCAGCATACAAAATCTTTTGAAACAGGCTGCGGACCGTAATGGTCTAGAATTTTAAGGTAAAGCGGATAATCTTCAAAATAATAACGATTGTCGTAACCGCCAATGGCTAAAATCTTCTCGCGCACAAACATTTCTGCGCAACCATGCAAAGCCTTTTGCCCAAGGAACGATTCCTTGAAAGTCACTTGCGGTACACTTCGCAAATAGCGCACATCCATTTCACCCAATTTGCCATCTTCGAATAATGGCATGACTTGCCCAAAACAAGCGACCGCTTCTGGATGAGCATCCAAGAAATCACTCTGGTTCTTAAGCCTGTCCGGCGGCATAATATCATCTGACGAGAACGAACAGACATACAACCCACGAGCAAGCAAAAGCGCCTCATTCAGTGTGGCGACAACACCTTTATTCGGGCGATGGATAAACATAAACCCGAGTTCTTCAGAAAGTCGTTTTAAAATTTCGGGAGAACGATCCTTGCTGCCATCATCAATGACGATTAACTCAAAATCAATACCCGTCTGTTCCATCACAGAACGGACAGCCGATTCGACATACGGCTCGTGATTATAGCTCGGCAAGATTACAGAAACTTTTGGAGTCATTTTTTGGACCCTTCCGTTTTAGCCCAATCCAAACAACCGACAAGAATAAACGAGGCGACAAGCGTCAAAAAGTTTTCGAGTGCATACGCCATCATCGGGCCGTTAAATTCATAGAGCTTAACAAAAGCAACGGTGGCACTCGCTAGGACTAGTTCAGAACAAATTTCCAGAATCAGGAATTTTTTTGTTTCACGGCGGGCAATCAGCACAAGCCCAAGAGCCCATCCGCCCACACGGAAAAAATCACCCAGCAACTGCATAGGCATATAGTCGGCAGCGCCTGCGTACGCCGAAGAAAGCATCAGCGCGACAAAAAGCGAACGGCCAAAATAGAGAATCAAAACCGCCACAAGCGCAAGCGCCATCGACTTCAAAAGAATCGGGCGGAACATGTTCCAGAACTCCGATTTAACCATTTTCGCAGAGACCTTCGGCAAGATAATCACGCCAAGAATCGCCGAGAAAAACGCCGTCAAAAAATCCGAAATTTTCCAGATGCCCTGCCAAATGCCAGCCGCATCCCATCCCAAATTCTCGCCAATGGTCATTCGCATGAACGTCAACACCACAGGCGAAAGCACCATCGGGACAATACCCATCAACGCATAAGAAACCCACGGAGCACGGATATCAAGCGCAGACTTGCGGATTTCACTTAAGCTAAACCCAGCTCGGGATGCAATTTGCGCTGCAAAAATGCCAGCAACAACGGACTGCGTTGCAACAATCGAAAGGACACTCAAACGTTCTGAATAAAGAAAGAAAGCGACCCAGAACATTTGCCACAGCGAAGACACCATGTTGATGAGCGCCCAACGGTGGTAATGCCCAAGCCCGTTCATCACCGAAGCTGTAATCGTAATGATATTTGTCGCAAAAACGCCCGGCAAAGCAAAGATAACAGCCGCCTGCACAAGACGCGGATGAATGCCCGGGAAAAATTTTTCAAGCGGGAGCATAAAGCAAAGGACAAGAGCAATGGCAAATGTCGCAATACTCGCAAAAGTTGTCAGGCGAAAACCGCCACGCCACACACCGCGCAACTGTTCCAAATTGCTTTTATTCTGCGCCGAGAGGCTTACCCAGCCATTCTGGAGCGCCAGAGAAGAAGTCGCCTGCCCTATCGTCATGAAATTCATGAACTGCCCGACGCATGCAAAAGCCGCTGGCGGAAGGAACACGGCCAAAAGCTTGTTCACGACAAAAACACGCAATGCATTCAGGATCGTCACCATTCCCGAACCCATAAACGCTTTCCAGAAATTCACAGAATTAGAACTCATTAATCGCCCCAATCACTTCGGAGACTTCTTCATCGGTCATCACAGGACTCATGGGAATGCTGAGGACCGTCTTTGCCAAGGTTTCGGCAATCGGATACTCGCCGTTAAACTCGTGCGCATACGCCTCTTGTTCATGCGGAGGAATCGGAT includes:
- a CDS encoding type II toxin-antitoxin system HicA family toxin, with product MCKYAEDHGWVKARVSGDHYIYTKPGRQSVPIQRNKHEIEGAYLKRILKQFD
- a CDS encoding type II toxin-antitoxin system HicB family antitoxin, coding for MDYAAKIEKDKDMGYVVSFPDLPNVNAFGETREEAIKQAKDALDGAMECDLDMGYSFVYPKTMPDADKNLVAIQLSPRIEVAYKIFEARRGKTKAEVAKAAGFTPQAYQRFETPKGTPTVETLYKIAAALGKKLVIKFA
- a CDS encoding murein L,D-transpeptidase family protein translates to MLAFLLFSCSPEKESPKIMLTTPIDNILVEKAKRQMHLRNGDVVVKSYRISLGKNPVGAKVKSGDNKTPEGNYTIERHNPKSIFHLSLRISYPNAEQIKAAKEGNYEPGGDIMIHGYPNKIPAFLFKFWHKWKDWTAGCIAVTNDEIEEIYNAVKDGTPITILP
- a CDS encoding GNAT family N-acetyltransferase — its product is MDIKVLRATEEWQRAGAYSVRIQAMNRAYHISLRDEFDEHDCDGTKFIVLLDDEYPVATCRFYEIDAKTATIGRVVVMPEYRGQKLGAMAVREAEKWIAECGYKKIVIDSRLEATGFYEKLGYKLIGDQPHRWGVFDCTRMEKTL
- a CDS encoding PH domain-containing protein — encoded protein: MDNELKLLIGKDEKIIYAGKPNKKCFIFESVFNPLLPFALIWGIIDFGFIGASFSSKDEHIGFFLVPFMLLHLMPVWIYLGGALLSFRRYQNTNYIVTDKAIYASGGVFSKHYNSKPFAELSHVDLHRGIFDQWFGVGDVITTSAQANPVTRNGRMTSTNSGISIDSISNYIEVYNIVKKLQQDVYADVMYPNDLRPRENHGYNTKYRG
- a CDS encoding superoxide dismutase, giving the protein MFKPVNGKFEMPVLPYGMADLAPALSQEAMLFHFGKHLQTYVNNLNAALPGSAFEGKSLEEIVKTADGGVFNNAGQILNHAMYFLQFKAPTMNNVPTGEITKLIARDFGTFEKFQEDFQTKGAGLFGSGWVWLSALDTGKLVITQEGNAQNPITKGLKPLLTFDVWEHAYYIDYRNRRPDYLKSLWSLVNWDVVNERLG
- a CDS encoding glycosyltransferase, whose translation is MPAISVIIPLYNTEAYIKDCLDSLVAQTFTDFEAIIIDDGSTDGGARIAASYASSDTRFRLIGQPNKGPSEARNTGLKIMRGEYVTFIDSDDCVTPNYLETLFFIAQLHQADIACCKSQNIDENYVADGNTPNIAVSKLLTAEEAARIALYQDRVPDYSAWNKLYKSSLWKNKFFPAGTIYEDFAVIPEILLAANKVAITKSKLYLYRKRAGSELATQIDRKKIVLLLDIAENVFEAMKPKSKALYKAARSMLVSASFSILMRTQDTEEFAECRQRALKQIRKYRFGTFFDMSIRMRNRMAILISYLPRFLFLKLLKKGLS
- a CDS encoding glycosyltransferase family 2 protein; amino-acid sequence: MTPKVSVILPSYNHEPYVESAVRSVMEQTGIDFELIVIDDGSKDRSPEILKRLSEELGFMFIHRPNKGVVATLNEALLLARGLYVCSFSSDDIMPPDRLKNQSDFLDAHPEAVACFGQVMPLFEDGKLGEMDVRYLRSVPQVTFKESFLGQKALHGCAEMFVREKILAIGGYDNRYYFEDYPLYLKILDHYGPQPVSKDFVCCYYREHGDNLHVNHDRIYGEILRLLAENYSSHPLYKKAVRAWKSNWFSAVAAQSKLKALRLIPRVISLSPRFWFRLPKLFIPRKLLKY
- a CDS encoding O-antigen translocase; translation: MSSNSVNFWKAFMGSGMVTILNALRVFVVNKLLAVFLPPAAFACVGQFMNFMTIGQATSSLALQNGWVSLSAQNKSNLEQLRGVWRGGFRLTTFASIATFAIALVLCFMLPLEKFFPGIHPRLVQAAVIFALPGVFATNIITITASVMNGLGHYHRWALINMVSSLWQMFWVAFFLYSERLSVLSIVATQSVVAGIFAAQIASRAGFSLSEIRKSALDIRAPWVSYALMGIVPMVLSPVVLTFMRMTIGENLGWDAAGIWQGIWKISDFLTAFFSAILGVIILPKVSAKMVKSEFWNMFRPILLKSMALALVAVLILYFGRSLFVALMLSSAYAGAADYMPMQLLGDFFRVGGWALGLVLIARRETKKFLILEICSELVLASATVAFVKLYEFNGPMMAYALENFLTLVASFILVGCLDWAKTEGSKK